GCGTGCGGCGGATAAACCACTATGTCTTCATCAGAGACGGCGCACTGACCGGCGGCTCAAGCCAGTACTTGTGCCTCGGCTTCACCAGCCGCGGTGTACCGGCCAGCCCTAACGAGCGTTGTCCGGGCTTCGTGCTGAAATATGATTGCGTGACCGTTGACAACCAGAGCAAAGCAGCCCTAAGTACGTCGGCCGCCTACGGGCGCTTTCCGCAGACGGCGTCCGTCTTCTCCACACAACCCTGAGTTGGTTACGCCATGAACCCCGGAACGATTGTCCGCTGCCGCAACCGCCATTGGGTGCTCTTGCCCAGTGAGCAGGACGAGGTCTTCCTGCTCCGGCCGCTCACCGGCGCAACCGACGAAGTCGTCGCCGTTCACAAGCGACTGGCCGACGTGCTCGGCGACGACTTGCCGGAAGAGCGCGTTCGCCCGGCGACGTTTCCGCCGCCGACGGGCGATGAGCTTGCCGACGCCGCCGGCGCGCGCCTCCTGTGGCAGGCGGCGCGACTGACGCTGCGCGAGGGCGCAACGCCGTTCCGGTCACTCGGACGCATCTCCATCCGCCCGCGCGTCTATCAATTCGTCCCGCTCCTGATGGCGCTGCGGCTCGACCCGGTGCGCCTGCTCATCGCTGATGACGTCGGTGTCGGTAAAACCATCGAGGCCCTTCTCATCGCCCGCGAGTTGCTGGATCGCGGCGAGATCAAAAGCTTGTGCGTCCTTTGCCCGCCGTACCTGTGCGACCAATGGCGACAGGAGTTGGCGCTCAAGTTCAACCTCGACGCCGTGGTCATCCGTTCCGGCACGATCAGTCAACTGGAACGCCGCAAGGTTGGAAGCGACAGCCTCTACCGCTACTACCCGCTTCAGGTCGCCAGCATTGACTTCCTCAAAAGCGACCGCCACAAGCATCAATTTCTGGCTCACTGCCCCGAACTCGTCATCGTGGATGAAGCGCATGGCGCAGCCGCCGCCGAAGCCGACCAGAACCGGCAACAACGCCACCAGCTCCTGCAGGAAATCGCCGCCGATCCCAACCGCCACCTCATCCTGCTGACCGCCACCCCGCACAGCGGCGTCGCGTCCGCGTTTCGCTCGCTGCTCGGTCTGCTCCGCCCCGAATTCGCCGAATGGGACGCCGCCGAACTCTCCGAGCCGCAACGCGAAG
The window above is part of the Chloracidobacterium sp. genome. Proteins encoded here:
- a CDS encoding DEAD/DEAH box helicase; translated protein: MNPGTIVRCRNRHWVLLPSEQDEVFLLRPLTGATDEVVAVHKRLADVLGDDLPEERVRPATFPPPTGDELADAAGARLLWQAARLTLREGATPFRSLGRISIRPRVYQFVPLLMALRLDPVRLLIADDVGVGKTIEALLIARELLDRGEIKSLCVLCPPYLCDQWRQELALKFNLDAVVIRSGTISQLERRKVGSDSLYRYYPLQVASIDFLKSDRHKHQFLAHCPELVIVDEAHGAAAAEADQNRQQRHQLLQEIAADPNRHLILLTATPHSGVASAFRSLLGLLRPEFAEWDAAELSEPQREALAKHFVQRTRRDIEHDWEDRACFPTRETHDLTYRLSRPYRELFDKTYDFCAEIVREGRRLEERRRRVRYWGALALLRCVLSSPAAAVAALEARRRGAESDGGAVEDEPDYRPFVSDALETGDDEQPTPAVAAAEATLAGAERRKLGELARLAAALRAGKDDTKLEACAASVAEMLRQGR